One genomic window of Deltaproteobacteria bacterium HGW-Deltaproteobacteria-6 includes the following:
- a CDS encoding peptidase S11 — MKIAISYFSKNCTARRSVLKSGILLYTATLLILCFAGLSDASVSPAAHRNYAKIKNVRPPRNLVLRSASALVEDQRTGECLVQKQADVILPIASITKLMTAMVVLDAKMNLKESITIASEDVDTLRHSRSRLPVHSSLTRGNALLLALMASENRAAHALGRTYPGGLAAFVAAMNTKARVLGLTDTHFDDPTGISNGNTSSARDLARMVDAAYQYSLIRKFTTSEEISIRLGHRKLKFHNTNVLLRNPRWQIGLSKTGFIDESGRCLVMQFKVAKRPVLIVLLDAPGKSARYDDARRIKQWMEGSQQVRKKHRA, encoded by the coding sequence TTGAAAATCGCTATTTCATATTTTAGCAAAAATTGTACGGCGCGTCGATCTGTTCTGAAATCGGGAATCCTTCTTTATACAGCCACGCTGTTGATCCTTTGTTTCGCAGGATTATCAGATGCGTCTGTATCCCCGGCTGCTCATAGAAATTATGCAAAAATAAAAAACGTCCGTCCTCCCCGCAATCTCGTTCTCCGTTCCGCCTCGGCCTTGGTGGAGGATCAGAGAACAGGGGAATGTCTGGTTCAGAAACAGGCGGACGTCATCCTGCCTATTGCGTCCATCACGAAACTCATGACCGCCATGGTTGTGTTGGATGCCAAAATGAACCTTAAAGAATCGATCACTATCGCATCCGAAGATGTGGATACCCTGCGTCACAGTCGTTCCCGTCTGCCTGTTCATAGCAGTCTCACCCGTGGAAATGCCCTGCTATTGGCTTTGATGGCTTCAGAAAACAGGGCCGCTCATGCTCTGGGACGGACATATCCCGGCGGTCTCGCCGCTTTTGTTGCAGCCATGAATACCAAGGCTCGTGTCCTGGGGCTTACCGATACACATTTTGATGATCCAACCGGTATTTCCAATGGCAATACTTCTTCCGCCCGCGATCTGGCCAGGATGGTGGATGCAGCATACCAGTACAGTCTGATTCGGAAATTCACGACCAGTGAAGAAATCTCGATCCGTTTGGGCCATCGCAAATTGAAATTTCACAATACCAATGTCCTGCTCCGGAATCCCCGGTGGCAGATTGGCCTCTCCAAGACGGGTTTTATCGATGAATCGGGCCGATGCCTTGTCATGCAGTTTAAAGTGGCTAAACGTCCCGTCTTGATTGTACTGCTCGATGCTCCGGGTAAATCGGCACGTTATGATGATGCCAGACGCATTAAACAGTGGATGGAAGGTTCACAACAGGTGCGAAAAAAACATAGAGCCTGA
- a CDS encoding macrolide export ATP-binding/permease MacB, with the protein MRTVRKNYRRDDLLNMNLLKINFYEAFRSLWSSKQRSLLALIGIVIGIGSVIAMVSIGTIVQQESIRQFKDMGVDIITIRKGFSEGGSPSEFNIEILMKLPLEKKHIIEVAPYVISGTEYYRGRAKTNLEQMGVTRSFFSINKLQIREGRIILELDQNRYCCVIGSELADFLRQNGMSQILGGRIMSNDRAYTVIGILKQSAEGGLRPYGINRGMLVPLSTAVRSFQNSDINTIMARTEPNIPAGQIKTDIQDYFQKKARGTQVEITSAEELIERMKKQMQMFSLLLGAIGSIALIVGGIGVMNVMLISVTERKSEIGLRRALGAQQGDIQSQFLIESVILCLVGGIIGIILGIGIAFLFAFLSKWQFVMSYSSIVLGFGVSTLVGVFCGFYPARTAARLDPIKALRS; encoded by the coding sequence ATGCGGACGGTCCGTAAAAATTATCGACGGGATGATTTACTCAACATGAATCTATTAAAAATTAATTTTTACGAAGCGTTCAGGAGCCTGTGGAGTTCCAAGCAGCGAAGCCTTCTTGCTTTGATTGGCATTGTCATTGGAATTGGATCGGTCATTGCCATGGTATCCATCGGCACGATTGTCCAGCAGGAGTCCATCCGGCAATTCAAGGATATGGGTGTTGACATTATCACCATCAGAAAAGGCTTCAGCGAAGGCGGCTCGCCTTCGGAGTTCAACATAGAGATCCTGATGAAACTGCCTTTGGAAAAAAAGCATATCATCGAAGTTGCGCCCTATGTGATCAGCGGAACTGAATATTATCGCGGGCGGGCCAAAACCAACCTGGAGCAGATGGGCGTTACCCGTTCTTTTTTTTCAATCAACAAACTTCAGATCCGCGAGGGAAGAATCATTTTGGAGCTCGATCAGAACCGTTATTGCTGCGTCATCGGTTCCGAACTGGCCGATTTTCTGAGGCAAAACGGCATGTCGCAGATTCTGGGCGGCCGGATCATGTCCAACGACCGGGCCTATACCGTTATCGGAATCCTCAAACAGTCGGCGGAAGGGGGGCTTCGTCCTTACGGAATCAACCGGGGCATGCTGGTTCCCCTGTCCACGGCCGTCCGGTCGTTCCAGAACTCAGATATCAATACCATTATGGCCAGAACAGAGCCCAATATTCCCGCGGGACAGATCAAGACCGATATTCAGGACTATTTTCAGAAAAAAGCAAGAGGCACGCAGGTGGAAATTACATCGGCGGAGGAACTGATCGAGAGAATGAAAAAACAAATGCAGATGTTTTCTCTTCTTTTAGGCGCGATCGGCAGCATTGCATTGATTGTCGGCGGTATTGGCGTGATGAACGTCATGCTCATCTCAGTCACCGAACGCAAAAGCGAAATTGGTCTGAGACGCGCCCTGGGAGCGCAGCAGGGCGACATCCAAAGCCAGTTTCTTATCGAATCGGTTATTCTCTGCCTGGTGGGGGGGATTATCGGGATCATTCTGGGAATCGGCATCGCTTTTCTATTCGCCTTCCTGTCCAAGTGGCAGTTTGTGATGTCCTACTCTTCGATCGTTCTGGGTTTCGGCGTATCAACGCTGGTCGGTGTATTCTGCGGTTTCTATCCGGCCCGCACTGCGGCAAGGCTGGATCCCATCAAGGCTTTACGCTCGTAA